A window of Mytilus edulis chromosome 10, xbMytEdul2.2, whole genome shotgun sequence contains these coding sequences:
- the LOC139491462 gene encoding uncharacterized protein codes for MDILSAIIGNNKKEKLLKTPRMVTSMGVLLFSRNRRMNTLQAINSVMMYRGHVRTRVYSTFNRAGICNSYKATLGLVDQICENFDMPVKKWSKEMSNQYQLNTVTEDSSLGDHCYSTIDNNVTSGDHCYSAALLVTDTPLKDKESYSDLFSIDANEVTIPTTECFDEYYYATPITKVSDGELSSDHPVYSPISVGEIQLSDTPLKDNRYLSVHGDVSVSTTKHFDDTFDVWVPNITEEQTTSPDLSPRTPVVKCVTDAAIVMSRDESPFTTTQKEANRDGGSFQVVMDNLNVHQKTRHKTLDNKNKIHNLVHSIAVHSRVSGLDLDSTHPQADILSLPNDAFIPGDQEYFTCIRTSRH; via the exons ATGGACATCTTAAGTGCTATCATTGGAaataataaaaaggaaaaattatTGAAGACCCCAAGAATGGTGACCAGTATGGGTGTACTACTTTTCAGCAGAAACAGGCGGATGAACACCTTACAAGCTATTAATAGTGTCATGATGTACAGAGGACATGTGAGAACAAGG GTTTACAGTACATTTAACAGAGCAGGGATATGTAACTCCTACAAGGCAACATTAGGCTTAGTAGATCAAATATGTGAAAACTTTGATATGCCTGTCAAGAAGTGGTCAAAAGAGATGTCTAACCAATATCAGCTTAACACAGTCACAGAGGATAGTAGTTTAG GAGACCATTGCTATTCTACTATAGACAACAATGTGACCTCTGGTGACCATTGCTACTCAGCTGCACTTCTTGTAACAGATACCCCACTCAAAGACAAAGAGTCATATAGTGATTTATTCTCCATTGATGCTAATGAAGTGACAATCCCAACTACAGAATGCTTTG ATGAATATTATTACGCTACTCCAATTACAAAGGTCTCTGATGGGGAATTAAGTTCTGATCATCCTGTTTATAGCCCAATTTCTGTTGGTGAGATCCAGCTCTCAGATACTCCACTAAAAGACAACAGATATTTGAGTGTCCATGGTGATGTGTCAGTCTCTACTACAAAACACTTTG ATGATACCTTTGATGTTTGGGTACCAAATATTACAGAAGAACAAACAACATCTCCAGATCTTTCACCAAGAACTCCTGTTGTAAAATGTGTGACTGATGCAGCTATag tcATGAGTCGAGATGAATCACCATTTACTACAACTCAAAAGGAAGCTAACAGAGATGGTGGATCCTTTCAAGTCGTGATGGACAATTTAAATGTACATCAAAAGACCAGACATAAAACACTTGATAACAAGAACAAAATACACAACTTAGTTCATTCTATTGCTGTCCATTCTCGTGTGTCAGGATTGGATTTGGATTCAACCCATCCACAGGCTGATATATTATCTCTCCCAAATGATGCATTCATCCCTGGAGACCAAGAGTACTTTACCTGCATCAGGACTTCAAGACATTGA
- the LOC139492825 gene encoding uncharacterized protein has translation MKRTLIENVPILENLKHLVEYHIQHQYAKQSEKKSNIIPLGILEKDENIMEQMIEIMEHLQQYVPTTENGKMIPLLLGGDALSVERGDGAQRARQDARTPEQRLDGYLWKSEDWHGHIISLQESFNMLFKGSSSGERGTLFQLKNMLDRRGVKSEVTKPVNDCREFMRLTTQGFILLAALQVLGVDNLIEFDNHVNNLATDEQNAELMEHIVQTIVDRFIKTERFTLDCDETTEDNNQTNRVPCSYPGCPKSYLLDGLCRRNHRQTCQYKDLDILQPHEPVANEPKTKTKKKSTDYKSDYKFNYTCCVLRDGLMDWCREDSAKENDGDRLFRMWKFDMLRFSNSNHTKYRLLAFKLQAQIMATIPQRLAFELKHNQSINIHGEKGGNVPGDLALEFFNMRAKDALHALHGNLTSTSIKRVGRSLQGCNDIMDAYVNGLGHYFGKPSNSKPSFKKT, from the exons ATGAAGAGAACTCTTATTGAAAATGTACCAATCTTGGAAAACTTGAAGCATTTAGTGGAATACCATATCCAGCACCAATATGCAAAGCAATCAGAAAAAAAGAGCAACATT attccgTTAGGCATTTTAGAGAAAGACGAGAACATCATGGAACAGATGATTGAGATAATGGAACACCTGCAACAGTATGTGCCAACAACAGAGAACGGTAAAATGATACCATTACTTCTTGGTGGAGATGCATTGAGTGTAGAAAGGGGTGATGGAGCCCAAAGAGCCAGACAAGATGCAAGGACACCAGAGCAAAGGCTAGATGGATATCTTTGGAAAAGTGAGGACTGGCATGGCCACATAATATCATTACAG GAATCATTTAATATGCTGTTCAAAGGCTCATCATCTGGTGAAAGAGGAACACTGTTCCAGTTAAAGAATATGCTTGATAGACGTGGAGTAAAATCAGAG GTGACAAAACCAGTGAATGATTGTAGAGAGTTTATGAGATTGACCACTCAAGGTTTTATACTCCTAGCTGCATTACAAGTCCTTGGAGTAGACAACTTGATTGAATTCGATAACCATGTAAATAATCTTGCAACAGATGAACAAAACGCTGAATTAATGGAACACATTGTTCAGACTATTGTTGATCGTTTCATTAAGACGGAACGGTTTACTCTAGATTGTGATGAAACAACAGAGGACAACAATCAAACAAATAGAGTGCCATGCAGTTATCCTGGTTGTCCAAAATCTTACCTGTTGGATGGACTGTGTCGGCGCAACCATAGACAAACTTGTCAATATAAAGATTTAGATATATTACAGCCACATGAACCAGTCGCCAATGAACCAAAGACGAAAACGAAGAAAAAATCTACAGATTACAAGAGTGACTATAAGTTTAATTACACATGTTGTGTACTTCGGGATGGTTTGATGGACTGGTGTAGGGAAGACTCGGCCAAAGAGAACGATGGTGATCGCCTTTTTCGAATGTGGAAATTTGATATGCTTAGGTTTTCGAATTCAAACCATACAAAATACCGCCTTCTAGCCTTCAAACTTCAAGCACAGATTATGGCAACAATTCCTCAAAGGCTTGCCTTTGAATTGAAACATAATCAGTCAATCAATATCCACGGCGAAAAAGGTGGGAATGTACCAGGTGACCTGGCCTTGGAATTCTTTAACATGAGAGCTAAGGATGCTTTGCATGCGCTGCATGGAAATCTAACATCAACATCCATAAAACGTGTTGGTAGAAGCCTTCAAGGGTGCAACGATATAATGGATGCATATGTAAATGGTCTAGGACATTATTTTGGAAAGCCTTCAAATTCTAAACCATCTTTTAAAAAGACATGA
- the LOC139492826 gene encoding carbonic anhydrase 1-like produces the protein MPEAIEDLKWGYFQGGIPPPFWSCLENSEMCASTMQSPVAIKTKNVVKNNNIEPFDLSELTETSGIKMEMTNTGLAVKVDFLDYQPTIQEGGLPGPHKLSGFHFHWGRNSGRGSEHTINGYKFAMEAHFVFLPTKDEAKNFAAVLGVMIYAGSYNPNYEQLVSKLKDIKNNGDKVVLDNFPIMDLLPKTTSCWYRYCGSLTTPPCTETVIWTLFENSISMSEYQLKEFRKLMGEPEIFTEGDNYIVDNFRPVLYKVHVDDNPVDDNPVDDNPVDDNLPSR, from the exons ATGCCTGAAGCAATTGAAG ACCTAAAATGGGGATACTTTCAAGGGGGTATTC CACCGCCTTTTTGGTCTTGCTTAGAAAACTCCGAAATGTGTGCTAGTACTATGCAGTCTCCTGTGGCTATTAAAACAAAGAATGTggtaaaaaacaacaacattgaaCCATTTGATCTCTCGGAGCTTACAGAAACATCAGGAATAAAAATGGAAATGACCAATACCGGTCTTGCAG TTAAAGTAGACTTTCTCGATTACCAGCCAACAATTCAAGAAGGGGGTCTCCCAGGACCCCACAAACTATCAGGATTTCATTTCCATTGGGGACGTAACAGTGGAAGGGGTTCTGAGCATACCATAAACGGATATAAGTTTGCAATGGAG GCTCATTTTGTGTTTCTTCCAACAAAAGATGAAGCAAAAAATTTTGCAGCAGTGCTTGGAGTAATGATTTAT GCTGGCAGTTACAATCCAAATTATGAACAATTAGTTTCAAAGCTCAAAGACATAAAAAATAATG GTGATAAGGTAGTCTTGGACAACTTTCCAATAATGGATCTGTTACCTAAAACCACCAGTTGTTGGTACAGATATTGTGGGAGTTTAACCACGCCCCCGTGTACAGAGACTGTTATATGGACTTTGTTTGAAAATAGCATTTCTATGTCAGAATACCAG TTAAAAGAATTCCGAAAATTGATGGGAGAACCAGAAATATTTACAGAAGGGGACAACTATATAGTGGATAATTTTAGACCC GTATTATATAAAGTTCATGTGGACGACAATCCTGTAGACGACAATCCTGTAGACGACAATCCTGTAGACGACAATCTCCCTTCTAGATAA